The Gemmatimonadales bacterium DNA window GCTCGGGCTCTTCGTTGCCGTCACCGGCGTCTCGGGCTCGGGCAAGTCCACCCTCGTCACCGACATCCTCTATCAGGCGCTGGCGCGGCACTTCTATCGCGCGCAGGTGATTCCCGGCGCGCACGACCGGATCGAGGGGCTGGATCTCATCGACAAGGTCATCGACATAGACCAGAGCCCCATCGGAAGGACGCCCCGCTCGAACCCGGCCACTTACACCGGCCTTTTCACCCCGATCCGCGACATCTTCGCCGAGCTGCCCGAGGCCAAGATGCGCGGCTATGGGCCGGGGCGGTTTTCGTTCAACGTGAAGGGCGGGCGGTGCGAGGCCTGTCAGGGCGACGGCCTGGTCAAGATCGAGATGCACTTCCTGCCCGACGTCTTCGTGCCGTGCGAGGTGTGCCGCGGGCGCCGCTACAACCGCGAGACGCTCGAAGTCCGTTTCAAGGGGAAGTCCATTGCGGACGTGCTCGACATGACGGTGGCCGAAGGCCTCGAGTTCTTCACCAACCAGCCGAGGGTGCGGCAGAAGCTGGAGACGCTGAACGACGTGGGCTTGGGCTACCTCCACATCGGCCAGAGCGCGACCACTCTCTCGGGGGGCGAGGCTCAGCGCGTCAAGCTCGCCACCGAGCTCAGCAAGCGCGACACGGGCCGCACGCTCTACATCCTCGACGAGCCGACCACCGGCCTCCACTTCGAGGACGTGCGGCTGCTGCTCGAGGTGCTGCACCGGCTGGTGGACAAGGGCAACACGGTGGTGGTGATCGAGCATAACCTCGACGTGGTGAAGACCTCCGACTGGATCATCGACCTCGGGCCGGAGGGCGGCGAGGCGGGTGGGACCGTGGTCGCCGAGGGGCCGCCCGAAGCGGTAGCGCGCGAGGCGTCGAGCCACACCGGGCATGCGTTGCGAGCGGTGCTGAGGTAGCGGAGGGCCTTCAGGGCCTGCCTTCGCCGAGCGCGGACTTCAGTCCGCGTCGTCCCGCGACTCCTCAGGCGTACTGACACAATGTCGTCGGACTCCGTATACCCCCCAGGACGCGCAGGCGTCACCGTCTGGGAGCCTGCTGCCGCTCGCTGGCGTCGTCCGCCGCGTCGGCCTGGATTGGGCGTTAGGCGAAACCTCCGCGGTGCCGCTCGCGCCACTCGTGGTGGCCGCCCGCACAGGGTTAGCGGGCCGGTGCGCGCAGCCGCTCGCATCGCGTCCAGCCATTGCGCCACCGGTGAGCGGCCCTAGTCTTCAGGCATGCGTGTTCGCGCCGTCGCGTTGCTGACCGGTGCAGTGCTGTGCGCGGCCTGCCATACGCCCTTGAATTATCTGGGGACGCAGGGGCCGCGTTACGCCGGCGGGCCCGCCGCGATGCCGGCAGCCGGCTCGGCCGGTCCGCTCCGAATCGTGACCTTCAACGTGAAGTACGCCCGTCGCGTGGACAGCGCCATCGTGGTGCTCGAGTCCGAGCAGTCACTGCGCGACGCGGACCTCATCATGCTGCAGGAGATGGACGCGCCGGGTACCGAGCGCATCGCTCGCGCGCTGGGCCTCGGATACGTCTACTACCCGGCCACGGTCCATCCTGGGACGCGCAATGATTTCGGGAACGCGATCCTCACCCGCTGGCCGATGGTGAGCGACGCCAAGATCCTCCTGCCGCATCGTGGCCGCGGCAGCGGCACCGCCCGAGCGGCGACCGCCGCAACGATCCGCGTCGGCGGCAGACTGGTGCGCGTCTACTCCGTTCATCTGGGCACGCCCACGGAGATCGGCCCGCGCTCGCGCCGCGACCAGATCCTCACGATCCTCGCCGATGCCGAGGGCTACCCGCAGGTCGTCGTGGGCGGAGACATGAACAACCATGAGCTTGGATACATGGTGCGGGACCACGGTTACCAGTGGCCGACGGAGCGCGGTCCAAGGACCGGCCGTCTGGGTCGCTGGGATCATCTCTTCCTCAAGGGATTCCACGCGGTCGGTGGCGACGGAACGGGCACGGTGCTGGACAACCGGGGCGCCAGCGACCACCGGCCGGTGTGGGCCTTCGCCGCACCGGAGGCGGCGCCGTCGGACTCGGCACCGGCCCCGAAGCCCTAGCGCGAGGTAGGTCATGCGATGCCGGCGGTCAACGCCGGATCCGGCGCGCCTCGAACGTGATCACCAGCCGCACCGAGACGAGCAGGCCGCGGTGCTTGACGGGCCACGGCAGCTTGGGCGATCCGGAGAGAGAGTACTGCGCCTCCGGGATGAGCGTTACCCGTGACAGCGGCACGTGCACGGCCACACCGGGTGCCGCCAGGAACTGCCCATCATGGCGGGAAGATCGCGTAGCAGTGGCGCCCGCACCCTGGGTCGCGGTCTGCGAGAACCGCACCGCTCCAACGCTGACCCCCGGCACGATCTCGACGCCCCCCACCGGTACGAGCACGCCCAGATCCACGGCGTACAACTGCACGCGGGTGCGGACGCGGGTGGCGGGTGAGGCCGGCAGGCTGGATGGGTAATCGGTGGTGGCACCGGCATGATAGGCCCATCTGAGCCCGATGTAGGTGAGCCTGCCCGCCGCCAAGCCGAACACCAGGCCGGCGCCGGGTCCGTAGGCGCGTCCCGTTCCGTAACTTGCGAGCGCGCCGAGCTGCACCTCGCCCAGCTGGGCCTGCAGCGCAGACGCCAGCGGGAGCAGCGCCGCCACGACGAGGCCGCATCGAGTGAGGCGCCGGCTCACAGGCCGTCCTTGGCGACCCGCGCGATGCGGCGCCGCAGCTCGCCGACCGGCGGAAGCAGCCGGTCGAGCGTCTGCTGATCGTCCACCCACCTGACCGTGCCCATCATGAACACCAGGTCGATGAGCGGCACCAGAGACTCGGCGCCGGTGAACAGCACGCCGACCTCCCCGTCCATGAACATTCCGCGGTAGTCCTGGTTCTGCGAGCCGACCATCGCGAAGCTCGCGGCGCCCGGCACCTCCCGGGCTTCCGCGAAGATGAGATCGGCGATGCGCCCCAGCGAATCGGGCAGCCCGCGATCATTCGCGTAGTCGGCGCGGGTCGCGTACGTCGCCTGGCGATGCTGCAGGTACATCGACATGAACCGCGGCCATTCCGGAGAGCGCGTGATCGCGGTCAGGAATGCGCGCGTGGCTACGAACTGCACCTTGTGGTGCAGCTTGGGCGTCACCGGCGCGGCTGTGTCGTTCGGGGACAAGGCGGCGACCTGCCGGCCGGCCGCAGCGACCACGGGCACCAGCGCCGGAGCGAACGGCAGCAGCGCCTGGAGGAATGCCGTCGACCCGACCCCGTTCGCCCACCGGTCGGCACGGCTCGCGAAGCCGTTCGTATCAGGTGGAAGCGCGTACAGCCCCACTCGCAGGTCTCCGCCCGCAGCGTTGATCGCATCGCCGAGCTCGCCACGAACCAGCAGCAGCCGCGTGAACAGCTCGTGCGCGCGCTCCAGCTGCGGAAACCCGGCGCTCGGTGCGTTGTCCCGCGCCGGCGATACCACCAATGCGTGGCCGCCCCGAAGCGCCGCCCCCACCAGCAGCGAACCGAAGAAGGTCGAGTTCCAGAGCGAGTCGGGGATCTTGAACACCGTGCCGGGAGGCATCAGCGAGTAGAGCACCGCCTTCGCGACGTTGAGCGGCTTCGGCAGGTAGCCGGTTCCGTTCATCAGCGCCATGGCGCGCGTGTCGAATCGGACCGCATCGGCAGACTCCGCGGCGCTCCTGACGGCCATGGCGGTGAACGCCTTGGGTCTGAGCGGTATGGGAATGGCTCGTTCGGGCATGCCCTGGCTCAAGAGCAGCTCACGCGCCTGGCGCCTGAGCTCGAGCAGTAACGGGCCCTCGAGTATCAGTGACCGGTCGTCCCAGCCCGGACCGAGGTATTGCTGCCCGACCCCCATCCCCGTGAGGATCGCTTCGCCGCGATACGGATCATCCTCGGTCACGTCCCGGAACGCGATCTTGCGGTGATCGCGCATGATGTCGTCCGGGTAGCCGAACACGCTCGATATCAGTCCGCCGCCCCAGAACGACGCGTCGGGGCGGTTGGTGATGTTGACGTGGACCTTGATCCGGTTGTGCAGCCAGCCCTCGCCGTATTCCCTCGCCTCGGCCTGCAACACCCGGGAACGGTCCACGGCCCGGCGCAGCCGGTGCAGCGCGCTGTCCAGGTGGGCGACCTGCCGCGGCTGTGCTTGGCCCAGACTCGGCGAGGCGCGGAGCGGATCCTCCAGAATGCTCATGAGAATGTGCGAGCGGCGCTGCTCGTAGTAGTGCTGGTCCAGGAAGACGAAGAACGACGGCAGAGTGCCGGTCGAGTCGTACGCCTCCACCCGGTCCGCCAGCGCCGCCAGGTAGCCGTCCACTACCTGAGCGAACGCAGCCGTGTCGAGCCCGCCATCCGTTATCGCCGGAAAGTCGTGGATCCAGAGCACGTGGTAGTCGCGTGTCTGCCGGATCATCCGCAGCAGCTCCTCGTGGAATCCCAGGTTGGCGACGTAGGAGAGGCGGTTGCGGTCGGTGAATCGCACGCCGGTGGCGCGCTCGATGAGCGCGTCCAGCTCGGCCTGCTCGTCGTGCTCCTCGGGAAGCAGCGCATACTGGAGCGGCAGCCATACCAGCCGCGGATCATCCCATTCCCGTGACGCTCGGCCGCGGATCTCTTCGAGTATCTCGGTCAGGCGCTGGAATACGAACAGCACGGCCTCGGTGCGGTTTTCCGCGACCAGGCCCGGCGTCGTGACCAGCCGGCCGAAGCGCCCACGGGCCGCGAGACTCAGGTCACTGAGGTTGTCCCGGCGCCGTTGGCGGCCCAACAGGGCGTCGTATGGAAGGAGCACCTCCGCGAGTACGACCTCGCGGCTGAGCCGGGCGAGCTCGCGGCCGGTCGCTGGGTCCCCGGACGCGAGGGCGAAGGCGCGTTCGACCTCCGCATGGAAATGGCGGACTTCCTGCTCGGCGCTTCTGGCGGCAAGGTGCCCGCGCATCTCGGCCAGGTATCGCCTGGTCCTGGCCACCGCAACGGCGGCGCGGCGGCCGTCCTGGTCCAGGAACGGCGCGACTGTCCGCCCGATCCACTCCGCGGAGATCCGAATACCCTCCAGCGCCGCCGCGAGCTCCGGATCGTCCGACCGGTGGTCGGCCGGCATCCGAAGAGCGCCCGACACCACCACATGACTTCGGACCGGCCGTCCTCTGCCGGCGAGGGGATCGCGGAGCGGCGCGGAGACTCCGAGCAGAAAGGAGTGGCTCGACAGCGGGTACCAGTCCATGCGTAGCCGCGTACCGCGCGTGAGCAGGCCTCCGCGGCGCACCGGCGTGTGGGAGGTGACCAGCATATCGACGCTGCCGGTGCGCAGGTTGTACTCCGCTCCGATCCCCGTGCTCAAGTACGGCACTTGCAGCATCCCCCGCACTCCGCCCTCAGGCCGGCCACGGCGCACGCCGCCCCAGGCCTCTACGCCGACTTCGGCCATTCCGGTGACAGGGTTCAACAGCGAGCGCAACGCTCCGGCTTGGGCACGGGCCAGCACGTCGTCGGATGGACCGTCCAGCCAACCACCGGCGCTGACACCCGCTTGCCAGCGCCAGAGTCTGGGCTGGCCGAGCGACGCAGTGCGGCCGCCGGCCTCCAGCGGGATGGGAACCTGCGAGTACAGTTTGGACGCCGACCAACGGCATGTCGCGGAAAGCGCGACAAGGAATGAAGTGACGACGCGGTGGCCGGTGCGGACGCTCACAAAGACTCGGTCGCGGGAGGTTAGGGTAGAGTTATCGTCTGACTCGTGCCTCGGCAAGCTGAACTGGCGTTCGCTTCTCGGTATCCGGGGCTTCCAGCCGAGCCCTGGTCGCCTGCTGGCGGCCCCCGCCAAGTAGGCCTAGATTGGGCGCTTAGGCGAAACTTTCGGGGGTTGGGGCCGTTGTGATGCGGGGCTCGGGCCGAGTTTGGGTTTCTACACCCTACACCCCACACCCTACACCCTGTTTTCAGGAGCCGTCTCCATCAGCGGTCCGGAAATCCTCATCCCGATGTCGTTCTTCCTCGTCGCGGGGAGCGTGGGGTTCTCGTTCTCGCCCATCGGCCGCGCCATCGCCCGCCGGCTGGGCGGCGCCGGGCCGGACGGCGAGGCCCAGCGAGAGGTCGCTGCGCTCCGCGAGGAAGTGGATCAGTTGCGTGGCGAGCTGGCGGAGATGCAGGGACGCGTCGCTGAGCTGGACGACCTGCACAACCGCCTCGACTTCGCCGAGCGGCTCATTGCCCAGGTGAAGACGAAGGGCGCCTTGCCGGGGGAGAAGTAAGGATGCCGGTCGAGATGGTCGTCCAGGAAGTCCTGACGGCACTGATCGTGGGCGCGACCTTTGTCGGCCTCGCGTTCAGCCCGCTCGCCCGCGCGCTCGGCAACCGCATCATGCACGGTAAGGTTCAGCTGCGGGGCGCCGGCAGTGACGATCCGCGGGTGGACGAGCTGGCGGACGAGGTGTCGGTGTTGCGTCGCCAGATCGGCGACATGCACGAGCGCCTCGACTTCGCGGAGCGGATGCTCGCGCAGGCGCGCGACAAAGGCGCACTCGGCCCGGGAATGGAGCGCTAGCGTGCAGACGCCGGCCCCCCAGCTCCCGCCCATGCCGCCGATGCCGCCGGAGTTCCACGGGATCATGACGGGGGACGACATCGTCACGATCGTGTTCTTCTCGCTGATGGGAGCCGCGGTCATGGTGTGGCTGGTCGCGCGCGGACCGATCGGGCACGCCATCGGCGAGGTCATCAAGCGGTGGCTCGGCGGCAGCCGTCAGGACGTGGGACAGCTCGACGACCTCAACCACCGGCTGGACGCGATGCAGCACCAGCTTGGCGACCTGGCCGAACGGCAGGACTTCGCCGAGCGGCTGCTGGCCCAGGTGCGCCGCGACAAGGCCCTCCCTGGCGCATCGGACGTTGTCGGGTGAAATATTCAGGCACGGCGGCGCGTACGGGCCTTACCGGAAGGAGCAGTCATGGTCACACGTGAAGACTTGGAGAGCTTCATCGCTCGCCTCGAGACCGATGGCGTGCATTCGCGCGAGGTCGAGCCCGGTCTCTGGGTGCTCACCCAGAACAGTGACGGGCCGGAGGTGGTGGTCCACTTCAACCCGCCGGTCGCGGTGCTGCGGGTGAAGGTGATGGAGCTTTCCCCCAAGCAGCAGAAGGCCGAGCTGTTCCGGCACCTCCTCGAGCTGAACGCGACGGACATCGTGCACGGGTCGTACGGGATCGACGGCAGCAACGTCGTCCTTTCCGACACGCTCGAGCTGCAGAACCTCGACTTCAACGAGTTCCAGGCCAGCTACGACTCGATGATGCTGGCGCTGGCGTCGCACCTCGCGACGCTTGCCCCTTTCCGCCAGGCGTGAGGCGTCATGGGAATCTTTGACCGTTTTTCCACGGTGCTCCGGTCGAACCTCAACGACCTGATCTCGCGTGCCGAGAACCCCGAGAAGATGCTGAACCAGCTGGTGCTCGACATGCGGAGCCAGCTGGCCAAGGCCAAGCAGCAGGTCGCCTCCGCGATCGCGGACGAGAAGAAGCTCCAGGCGCAGGTCGAGCAGGAGAAGAAGCTCGCCGAGGACTGGGAGAAGCGGGCGATGCTGGCGGTGCAGGAGGGTCGGGATGACCTGGCCAAGCAGGCGCTGCTCCGCCACGCCGAGCATATGCAGAACGCGGCCCAGCTCGACGAGACGTGGCGCAAGCACGCCGCCGAGACCGAGTCGCTGAAGAACTCGCTCCGGGCCCTCAATGACAAGATCGAAGAGGCCAAGCGCAAGAAGAACATCCTCATCGCGCGGGCGCGGCGCGCGGAGGCGCAGCAGCGCATCCACGAGACGATGTCGTCGATGAGCGACAAGAGCGCCTTCGAGACCTTCGAGCGGATGAGCGAGCGCATCGAGCATAACGAGCGCAAGGCGCTCGCCTCGGCGGAGCTCAGCGAGGAGCTCGACGGCGACCAGTTGCAGCGGCAGCTCTCCCAGCTCGAATACAAGGCCGACGCCGACACCCAGCTCCTGGCCCTCAAGCAGCGTATGGGTCTTCTCGGTGCAGGGAAGGGCGAGGCCTCCAAGCAGCTCGGCGCGGGCAAGAAGGGGTCCGACATCCGCGACGCCGAGGTCGTGGAGGAAGCCGACGACGAGCCGAAGCAGGGGGCCTAGGCGACGGTGACGGACGCCGTCCCCTCCACCAGGCGGGCGGTGCCCTTAGTGCTGGTTCTCCTCGCCGCCGCGG harbors:
- a CDS encoding YbjN domain-containing protein, which codes for MVTREDLESFIARLETDGVHSREVEPGLWVLTQNSDGPEVVVHFNPPVAVLRVKVMELSPKQQKAELFRHLLELNATDIVHGSYGIDGSNVVLSDTLELQNLDFNEFQASYDSMMLALASHLATLAPFRQA
- a CDS encoding PspA/IM30 family protein → MGIFDRFSTVLRSNLNDLISRAENPEKMLNQLVLDMRSQLAKAKQQVASAIADEKKLQAQVEQEKKLAEDWEKRAMLAVQEGRDDLAKQALLRHAEHMQNAAQLDETWRKHAAETESLKNSLRALNDKIEEAKRKKNILIARARRAEAQQRIHETMSSMSDKSAFETFERMSERIEHNERKALASAELSEELDGDQLQRQLSQLEYKADADTQLLALKQRMGLLGAGKGEASKQLGAGKKGSDIRDAEVVEEADDEPKQGA
- a CDS encoding endonuclease/exonuclease/phosphatase family protein — translated: MRVRAVALLTGAVLCAACHTPLNYLGTQGPRYAGGPAAMPAAGSAGPLRIVTFNVKYARRVDSAIVVLESEQSLRDADLIMLQEMDAPGTERIARALGLGYVYYPATVHPGTRNDFGNAILTRWPMVSDAKILLPHRGRGSGTARAATAATIRVGGRLVRVYSVHLGTPTEIGPRSRRDQILTILADAEGYPQVVVGGDMNNHELGYMVRDHGYQWPTERGPRTGRLGRWDHLFLKGFHAVGGDGTGTVLDNRGASDHRPVWAFAAPEAAPSDSAPAPKP